A genomic region of Exiguobacterium sp. Helios contains the following coding sequences:
- the groL gene encoding chaperonin GroEL (60 kDa chaperone family; promotes refolding of misfolded polypeptides especially under stressful conditions; forms two stacked rings of heptamers to form a barrel-shaped 14mer; ends can be capped by GroES; misfolded proteins enter the barrel where they are refolded when GroES binds): MAKDILFSEEARRAMLRGVDALADAVKVTIGPKGRNVVLERKFGSPLITNDGVTIAKEIELEDHFENMGAKLVAEVASKTNEIAGDGTTTATVLAQAMIREGLKNVTAGANPMVIRKGIEKAVRRAVEELHAIAKPIEGKEAIAQVAAISAADEEVGQLIAEAMERVGQDGVITIEESRGFTTELDVVEGMQFDRGYASPYMITDSDKMEAVLENPYILITDKKISNIQEILPVLEQVVQQNKPLLIIAEDVEGEALATLVVNKLRGTFNAVAVKAPGFGDRRKAMLEDISIVTGAELITEELGLDLKETQITQLGRASKVVVSKDNTTIVEGNGHSDSITARVGTIRSQIEETTSDFDREKLQERLAKLAGGVAVVKVGAATETELKERKLRIEDALNATRAAVEEGIVAGGGTAFIHVTKAVESILAVTTGDEATGVNIVLRALEAPLRQIAENAGQEGSVIVERLKHEAQGMGYNAATDEYVDMIETGIVDPAKVTRSALQNAASVSAMFLTTEAVIADKPEPAGAPAMPDMGGMGGMGGMM; the protein is encoded by the coding sequence ATGGCAAAAGATATCTTATTCAGTGAAGAGGCACGCCGGGCGATGCTTCGTGGAGTAGACGCATTAGCGGACGCAGTCAAGGTGACGATCGGACCAAAAGGACGGAACGTCGTCCTCGAACGTAAATTCGGTTCACCACTCATCACGAATGATGGTGTGACGATTGCAAAAGAAATCGAACTCGAAGATCACTTCGAAAACATGGGCGCGAAGCTTGTGGCAGAAGTCGCATCGAAAACGAATGAAATCGCAGGGGATGGTACAACAACAGCGACAGTCCTCGCACAAGCGATGATCCGTGAAGGACTTAAAAACGTCACAGCGGGTGCGAACCCGATGGTCATCCGTAAAGGGATCGAAAAAGCAGTCCGTCGCGCCGTCGAAGAACTGCACGCGATTGCGAAACCAATCGAAGGCAAAGAAGCGATCGCACAAGTGGCGGCGATTTCGGCAGCTGACGAAGAAGTTGGTCAATTGATTGCCGAAGCGATGGAACGTGTCGGTCAAGACGGTGTCATCACAATCGAAGAATCACGCGGCTTCACGACGGAACTTGATGTCGTCGAAGGCATGCAGTTTGATCGTGGCTATGCATCACCATACATGATCACGGATTCCGATAAAATGGAAGCGGTCCTTGAGAACCCGTACATCTTGATTACGGACAAAAAGATTTCGAACATCCAGGAAATCCTGCCGGTTCTTGAGCAAGTCGTCCAACAAAACAAACCACTCTTGATCATCGCGGAAGATGTCGAAGGCGAAGCACTCGCGACACTCGTCGTCAACAAACTCCGTGGAACGTTCAACGCCGTTGCGGTTAAAGCACCTGGTTTCGGAGACCGTCGGAAAGCGATGCTCGAAGACATCTCAATCGTCACTGGCGCAGAACTGATCACAGAAGAACTCGGTCTTGATCTGAAAGAAACACAAATCACGCAACTCGGCCGTGCGTCGAAAGTCGTCGTTTCAAAAGACAACACAACAATCGTCGAAGGAAACGGACACAGTGATTCAATCACAGCCCGTGTCGGTACGATCCGTTCACAAATCGAAGAAACGACAAGCGACTTCGATCGTGAAAAACTCCAAGAGCGTCTCGCGAAACTCGCAGGCGGCGTAGCCGTCGTCAAAGTCGGCGCCGCAACGGAAACGGAACTGAAAGAACGGAAACTCCGGATTGAAGATGCGCTCAACGCGACACGCGCAGCCGTCGAAGAAGGAATCGTTGCCGGTGGAGGAACAGCCTTCATCCACGTCACGAAAGCCGTTGAATCGATTTTGGCTGTCACAACAGGCGACGAAGCAACGGGGGTCAACATCGTTCTTCGTGCGCTCGAAGCACCACTCCGCCAAATTGCGGAAAATGCCGGTCAAGAAGGTTCCGTCATCGTCGAGCGTCTCAAGCATGAAGCGCAAGGCATGGGTTACAATGCCGCAACAGACGAGTATGTCGACATGATCGAAACAGGAATCGTCGATCCGGCGAAAGTAACGCGTTCAGCACTTCAAAACGCAGCCTCTGTTTCAGCCATGTTCTTAACGACAGAAGCCGTCATCGCCGACAAACCGGAACCAGCCGGTGCACCTGCAATGCCTGATATGGGCGGCATGGGTGGAATGGGCGGAATGATGTAA
- a CDS encoding LTA synthase family protein has protein sequence MKKESLYFSSLYHQTHDVRASEAEFITNTSLYPLKSGSVYTQCPTNEFEPLPALLEKNGYDTAAMHAYEKFFWNRDDVYKNIGFKHFFSQKNYSREKKIGMALNDQQFFLESIDHMETLQEPFFSFYLVALTSHTPYEIYKEDQTLDLSEFEDPMLKWYYQTVHHVDTDVGRMIDELNQRDLWDQSLIIFYGDHDSGLVNEGTALHKKRTRLPLLPLSSSAASRSSSKNPTSKPVGS, from the coding sequence TTGAAGAAAGAATCGCTCTACTTTTCGTCGTTGTATCACCAGACGCATGACGTACGGGCTTCGGAAGCCGAATTCATCACGAACACATCGCTTTATCCATTAAAATCAGGTTCTGTCTATACGCAATGTCCAACGAATGAATTTGAACCGCTGCCTGCGTTACTCGAAAAAAACGGATACGATACGGCAGCGATGCATGCATACGAAAAATTCTTCTGGAACCGTGACGATGTCTATAAGAATATCGGTTTTAAGCACTTCTTCAGTCAAAAGAATTATTCAAGAGAGAAGAAAATCGGGATGGCGCTGAACGATCAGCAGTTCTTCCTCGAATCAATTGATCACATGGAAACGCTGCAAGAACCGTTCTTCTCATTTTATTTAGTCGCATTGACGAGTCATACTCCGTATGAGATCTACAAGGAAGACCAGACGCTTGATCTGTCGGAATTTGAGGATCCGATGTTGAAATGGTATTATCAGACCGTGCATCACGTTGATACCGATGTCGGGAGGATGATTGACGAGTTGAATCAGCGAGACCTATGGGATCAGTCCCTCATCATCTTTTATGGCGATCACGATAGTGGACTCGTCAATGAAGGCACTGCGCTGCACAAAAAGCGGACTCGTCTCCCACTTCTACCTTTGAGCTCGAGCGCCGCATCCCGCTCTTCATCAAAAAACCCGACCAGCAAACCGGTCGGGTCATGA
- a CDS encoding TetR/AcrR family transcriptional regulator, producing MARSKEFDETVVLKKAMELFWEQGYEKTSMQDLVDRMGIHRRSIYDTFGDKRSLFLAALDAYEKFITHEMETIIRQKTSVHAAIRDVFLFILRSSDQYPKGCLSVNAAVELSLLDQEIDRLVTAMFNRTEGMFEELIRHGQQNGELSDEIDPVQTARFLHNNLIGLRVLIKTNYSQKELESIITLALKVLD from the coding sequence ATGGCTAGAAGTAAAGAGTTTGACGAAACCGTTGTCTTAAAAAAAGCGATGGAGTTGTTTTGGGAGCAGGGCTATGAAAAAACATCGATGCAGGATTTAGTCGACCGCATGGGGATCCACCGGAGAAGTATTTATGACACATTTGGTGACAAACGTTCACTGTTCCTGGCGGCTCTGGATGCATATGAAAAATTCATTACGCATGAGATGGAGACGATCATCCGTCAAAAGACGTCGGTTCACGCGGCGATCCGTGACGTGTTCCTGTTCATCCTTCGTTCTTCGGACCAGTATCCAAAAGGATGTTTGTCAGTGAATGCGGCAGTCGAACTGTCCTTACTCGATCAGGAAATCGACCGGCTCGTGACAGCGATGTTCAACCGGACGGAAGGCATGTTCGAGGAGTTGATCCGGCACGGACAGCAAAACGGCGAACTGTCGGACGAGATTGATCCGGTACAGACGGCGCGTTTTCTGCACAACAATCTGATTGGTCTGCGCGTATTGATCAAAACGAACTACAGTCAAAAAGAATTAGAAAGTATCATCACCCTGGCACTCAAAGTGCTGGACTGA
- a CDS encoding ABC transporter ATP-binding protein translates to MVRLATEEISIGYGDRTIVKDLTVQIPDRQITTIIGANGCGKSTLLKAMTRIIPHQSGRALLDGLDIAKESTKLLARKMAILPQTPESASGLTVAELVSYGRFPYQKGFGRLTKHDYEIIDWALEATDTMAFKHRPVDALSGGQRQRVWIAMALAQETDIIFLDEPTTYLDLAHQLEVLELLEQLNRTEGRTIVMVLHDLNQAARFADYIIAMKHGEVVKAGTCEEVISKDVLKDVFHIDAEIGRDPRTNKPMCVTYNLIKGD, encoded by the coding sequence ATGGTACGTCTAGCAACGGAAGAAATCAGCATCGGTTACGGAGATCGTACCATCGTCAAAGACTTGACGGTCCAGATTCCCGATCGACAAATCACGACGATCATCGGGGCAAACGGATGCGGAAAATCGACGTTATTAAAAGCGATGACCCGGATCATACCCCATCAATCAGGGCGTGCGTTGCTCGATGGTCTCGATATTGCGAAGGAAAGTACAAAACTGCTTGCCCGGAAAATGGCTATCCTGCCGCAAACACCGGAAAGCGCAAGTGGTCTGACGGTCGCAGAGCTTGTCTCATACGGTCGATTTCCTTATCAAAAAGGTTTTGGTCGTCTGACGAAACACGATTACGAGATCATCGATTGGGCACTCGAAGCGACAGACACGATGGCGTTTAAGCATCGTCCTGTCGACGCTTTGTCCGGTGGTCAGCGGCAACGGGTCTGGATTGCGATGGCACTCGCGCAGGAAACCGACATCATCTTCCTTGATGAGCCGACGACCTACCTCGATCTCGCTCACCAGCTTGAAGTCCTGGAGTTACTGGAACAGCTCAACCGGACAGAAGGTCGGACCATCGTGATGGTGTTACACGATTTGAATCAAGCGGCACGTTTCGCCGATTACATCATCGCCATGAAACACGGTGAAGTCGTCAAAGCCGGAACGTGTGAGGAAGTCATCTCAAAGGACGTCCTCAAAGATGTATTCCATATCGATGCCGAAATCGGTCGTGATCCGCGCACGAATAAACCGATGTGCGTCACCTACAACTTAATTAAGGGAGATTGA
- a CDS encoding DUF2089 family protein, with amino-acid sequence MERQDVPAWVLALEQEHLEFIRKFVLNSGSLKDMATSYQVSYPTVRTKLNQLIERIESVQQEDVEFINMIKNLVLDERLNLDIAKVIIDSYRKDQTK; translated from the coding sequence ATGGAACGACAAGATGTACCTGCTTGGGTACTGGCTTTAGAACAAGAACATCTCGAATTCATCCGGAAGTTCGTCTTAAACTCCGGTTCTCTAAAAGACATGGCAACTTCTTATCAAGTATCATATCCGACCGTCCGGACGAAGTTGAACCAATTGATTGAACGAATCGAGTCCGTGCAACAAGAGGACGTCGAATTCATCAATATGATCAAGAATCTCGTCCTCGACGAACGGTTAAATCTCGATATCGCGAAAGTGATCATCGACTCCTACCGAAAAGATCAGACAAAGTGA
- a CDS encoding AAA family ATPase gives MKIKISHFKSLLNVSFDPGVVNVFIGSNGSGKSAILEALGVLSAAISGNVNDSVLYNKGVRLGTPSLYKSSFKDQKRLSLNIEFDIDWENKNDHWNYKVNLSNPIEKPNPNWNYYTEKLEKNNKKILGRSRASKFQLNNFPKMELDSSKGLLSFAQGIESDETDFASDLYDSIKDYAIYTPNTTTLRGVQIDPFQKEPLGLLGGQLSKVIEDLMNLDEELFGTMDLDDLLELISWTNEVSTGKVSKGIISPNVPTTPKTIKFTDRFMREGRNELTAYDASEGSLYVLFLLSLVMHESSPRMLAVDNFDQALNPRLARKVTKFFCDEAIKHNRRCFLTTHNPLVLDGLDLNNDEIRLFTVDRNYYGHTVINRVEINSNLRELGSKGYSLSELWIEGRLGGIPNI, from the coding sequence ATGAAAATAAAAATCTCTCATTTTAAGTCTCTTTTAAATGTATCTTTTGATCCAGGAGTAGTTAATGTGTTTATAGGATCAAATGGTAGCGGTAAAAGTGCTATTTTAGAAGCGTTGGGAGTATTAAGTGCAGCTATTTCAGGAAATGTGAATGATTCAGTTTTATACAACAAGGGTGTAAGACTAGGAACCCCTTCTCTATACAAATCTTCTTTTAAAGATCAAAAGAGACTATCATTAAATATTGAATTTGATATAGATTGGGAAAACAAAAATGATCATTGGAATTATAAGGTTAATTTGAGTAATCCTATAGAAAAACCTAATCCTAATTGGAACTACTACACTGAAAAGCTTGAGAAAAATAACAAAAAAATTTTAGGTAGATCTAGAGCTTCGAAATTCCAACTTAATAATTTTCCCAAAATGGAGTTAGACTCTTCTAAAGGATTACTTTCATTTGCTCAAGGGATTGAATCTGACGAAACAGATTTTGCGAGTGATTTATATGATTCGATTAAAGATTATGCAATATACACTCCTAATACAACTACTTTAAGAGGAGTTCAAATTGATCCTTTTCAAAAAGAGCCTCTAGGGCTTTTAGGAGGTCAGCTTTCTAAAGTAATAGAAGATTTAATGAATTTAGACGAGGAATTATTTGGAACTATGGATTTAGATGATTTACTAGAGCTGATTTCTTGGACTAATGAAGTTTCGACAGGAAAAGTTTCTAAAGGAATCATATCTCCAAATGTCCCGACAACTCCGAAAACTATTAAATTTACTGATAGATTTATGAGAGAGGGACGAAACGAACTTACTGCTTATGATGCTAGCGAGGGTTCATTATATGTTTTATTCTTATTATCGCTAGTGATGCATGAATCTTCACCTAGAATGTTAGCTGTTGATAATTTTGATCAAGCACTAAATCCAAGACTGGCTAGAAAAGTTACAAAGTTTTTTTGCGATGAGGCAATAAAACATAACCGAAGATGCTTTTTAACTACGCATAATCCCTTAGTTTTAGACGGCTTAGATTTAAATAATGACGAAATAAGACTATTTACTGTAGATCGAAATTATTACGGTCATACAGTTATAAATAGAGTAGAAATTAATAGTAATTTAAGAGAACTAGGTTCAAAAGGATACAGTTTATCAGAACTTTGGATTGAAGGAAGATTAGGAGGAATACCTAATATATGA
- a CDS encoding DUF4305 domain-containing protein, translating to MRQGSNFMAFFYAIFGILFMYLAYSNSIEAGTVFNFWTILLTLFAAVDFYRLYLIFRFRMAAKKMIKKEQEKKDDKK from the coding sequence ATGCGACAAGGTTCAAACTTCATGGCATTCTTTTATGCCATTTTCGGTATTCTGTTCATGTACCTCGCGTACAGCAACTCAATCGAGGCAGGAACCGTCTTCAACTTCTGGACGATTCTCTTGACGCTGTTCGCAGCCGTCGACTTTTACCGTCTCTACCTCATCTTCCGCTTCCGGATGGCAGCTAAGAAGATGATCAAGAAAGAACAGGAAAAAAAGGACGACAAGAAATAA
- a CDS encoding CPBP family intramembrane glutamic endopeptidase, with the protein MKNSVNLPFNMAEKWQIRHIIPIVIYLIVQLVPATFPSFLSKSQIPGVLGWWLAIGFTVAVIVSFYCLRPDWQKWKAEGNQTDTMDTLKWIGIGIVLLYVSLISVNLIDAWLSGGIENIAKSQNTDQIMQAIQVIPILQLMVVLLGPIMEEFLFRHIMFGNLSTKLNFIFSFVLSGIIFGLIHGDNKFLIYVAMSFVFSLVFVKTRRIIAPIAIHVFNNGIVVLALYATT; encoded by the coding sequence ATGAAAAATTCCGTCAATCTGCCGTTCAACATGGCAGAGAAGTGGCAAATCCGTCACATCATTCCGATTGTGATTTATTTAATCGTGCAACTTGTCCCAGCAACCTTTCCGAGTTTCCTGTCAAAAAGCCAAATTCCGGGTGTTCTCGGCTGGTGGCTCGCGATTGGTTTTACCGTAGCCGTCATCGTTTCCTTCTATTGTCTACGTCCTGACTGGCAGAAGTGGAAAGCAGAGGGCAACCAAACCGATACGATGGATACGTTAAAGTGGATCGGAATCGGAATCGTCTTACTGTATGTCTCTTTAATCAGCGTCAACTTGATTGATGCCTGGTTGTCCGGTGGGATTGAAAACATCGCGAAATCACAAAATACGGATCAAATCATGCAAGCGATCCAGGTCATTCCGATTCTCCAACTGATGGTCGTCCTGCTTGGTCCGATCATGGAAGAGTTTCTGTTCCGCCACATCATGTTCGGAAACTTGTCGACGAAACTGAACTTCATCTTCAGCTTCGTTCTCAGTGGAATCATCTTCGGTCTGATCCACGGCGACAACAAGTTCTTGATTTACGTCGCGATGAGCTTCGTCTTCTCGCTCGTCTTCGTCAAGACCCGCCGCATCATCGCACCGATTGCCATTCACGTCTTTAACAACGGCATCGTCGTGCTTGCCCTCTACGCAACGACTTAA
- a CDS encoding GNAT family N-acetyltransferase, with amino-acid sequence MKKNAEITIQPLMEQSIAIINDTNGPFPIIGKILPSFSNGVWSYEEELYDTPSEIRFPDDKLDWSAYIDSSEKIVLLAFREDACVGQIRLVKDWNRFAYIENIAVKKDFRKSGVGHLLLEAAETWAKKQSLIGLSLEAQNDNLIACRFYVKEGFVLGGVDTLKQSANAEIDITLYWYKLF; translated from the coding sequence ATGAAGAAAAACGCAGAAATCACAATTCAACCTTTAATGGAACAATCCATAGCTATCATCAACGACACAAATGGACCGTTTCCAATCATCGGAAAGATTCTCCCAAGTTTTTCGAACGGCGTCTGGTCCTACGAAGAAGAGTTATACGATACTCCATCTGAAATCCGTTTCCCGGATGACAAACTGGATTGGTCTGCTTATATCGACAGCAGTGAAAAGATCGTCTTGTTAGCCTTCCGCGAAGATGCGTGCGTCGGTCAAATTCGTCTCGTCAAAGACTGGAACCGGTTTGCCTATATTGAAAACATCGCCGTCAAAAAAGATTTCCGGAAAAGCGGTGTCGGTCACTTATTGCTTGAAGCAGCTGAAACCTGGGCGAAGAAACAGTCGTTGATCGGCTTATCGCTTGAAGCGCAAAATGATAACTTGATTGCCTGCCGTTTTTACGTCAAAGAGGGATTTGTTCTTGGGGGTGTGGATACGCTGAAACAGTCCGCTAATGCCGAAATCGATATCACGTTGTATTGGTATAAGTTGTTTTAA
- a CDS encoding cation:dicarboxylate symporter family transporter, giving the protein MSATKRKPLGLAWQILIGLILGITVGGIFYGNPHVAEWLKPIGDIFIRMMKMIVVPIVFTTIVLGVSSVGSPKSLGRLGAKTLGYFTIVTMIAIFTGLFAANLVEPGAGINMATLEKTDISTYVATEETTKDQGLVEKIVNIVPTNILDAMVRGDMLAIIFFSVLFGLGVGFAGEKGLPVVRFFEGVAATMFNLVNIVMKFAPIGVFALIGVTVSTFGIESLGSLFKLIGTLYVTALLFMVIVFGSIMKWVGIRVSDFVRVFKDELLLTYSTASSETVLPRVMEKLEKMGVPKSIVSFVVPTGYSFNLDGSALYQAMAALFIAQMYNIDLSIGTQLTLVFVLMLTSKGMAAVPGVSFVVLLATLGTVGIPPEGLAFIAGIDRIMDMMRSVVNVTGNTLASLVIAKWEGVLDSDQLDEFMSTEGKQDKVKSA; this is encoded by the coding sequence ATGTCAGCAACAAAGCGCAAACCACTTGGTCTTGCTTGGCAGATTTTAATCGGATTGATTCTCGGGATTACCGTCGGTGGTATCTTTTACGGGAATCCACATGTCGCGGAGTGGCTGAAGCCAATCGGTGATATCTTTATCCGGATGATGAAAATGATCGTCGTCCCAATCGTCTTTACGACAATCGTGCTCGGTGTCTCATCGGTCGGAAGTCCAAAAAGTCTGGGACGCCTTGGCGCGAAGACGCTCGGTTACTTTACAATCGTCACGATGATTGCTATCTTTACCGGATTATTCGCAGCAAACCTTGTTGAGCCGGGAGCCGGTATCAATATGGCGACGCTTGAAAAGACGGACATCTCAACGTACGTCGCAACGGAAGAAACGACGAAAGATCAAGGTCTTGTCGAAAAAATCGTCAATATCGTGCCGACGAACATCCTGGACGCGATGGTGCGCGGTGATATGCTGGCCATCATCTTCTTCTCGGTTCTGTTTGGACTCGGTGTCGGATTTGCGGGCGAAAAAGGCTTGCCGGTCGTCCGCTTCTTCGAAGGTGTCGCAGCGACGATGTTCAACCTGGTTAACATCGTCATGAAGTTCGCACCAATCGGTGTATTCGCCTTGATTGGTGTCACCGTCTCGACGTTCGGAATCGAATCACTCGGTTCATTGTTTAAATTGATTGGAACATTATATGTCACGGCGCTTCTTTTCATGGTCATCGTCTTCGGATCGATCATGAAGTGGGTCGGCATCCGGGTATCGGATTTCGTCCGTGTCTTTAAGGATGAATTGCTCCTGACGTATTCGACGGCATCGTCGGAAACAGTGTTACCACGCGTCATGGAGAAACTGGAGAAGATGGGTGTGCCAAAATCGATCGTCAGCTTCGTTGTTCCGACGGGTTACTCATTTAACCTCGATGGATCAGCACTTTACCAAGCCATGGCTGCGTTGTTCATCGCGCAGATGTACAACATTGATTTATCGATCGGCACGCAGTTGACGCTTGTCTTCGTTCTGATGCTGACGTCAAAAGGAATGGCTGCTGTACCGGGAGTTTCGTTTGTTGTGTTGCTCGCAACACTCGGAACGGTCGGGATTCCACCAGAAGGTCTCGCCTTCATCGCCGGGATCGACCGGATCATGGATATGATGCGTTCTGTCGTCAACGTGACAGGGAACACGCTCGCATCACTCGTCATCGCGAAGTGGGAAGGTGTCCTTGATTCCGACCAACTCGACGAGTTCATGTCGACGGAAGGTAAGCAGGATAAAGTGAAAAGTGCATAA
- the groES gene encoding co-chaperone GroES has translation MLKPLGDRIVIEVVKKEETTLGGIVLPGSAKEKPQEGKVVAVGTGRVTEQGVRVPLEVNVGDHVIYAQYAGSEVKVDGNEYLILRESDILAVAN, from the coding sequence ATGTTAAAACCACTTGGTGATCGCATCGTGATCGAAGTCGTTAAAAAAGAAGAAACAACACTCGGAGGAATCGTTCTTCCTGGGTCAGCGAAAGAAAAGCCGCAAGAGGGTAAAGTCGTCGCTGTCGGTACAGGCCGTGTGACGGAGCAGGGTGTCCGTGTACCACTTGAAGTGAATGTCGGGGACCACGTCATCTATGCGCAATACGCAGGGTCAGAAGTGAAAGTCGATGGCAACGAATACTTAATCTTACGCGAAAGCGATATTTTAGCAGTAGCAAACTAA
- a CDS encoding alpha/beta fold hydrolase produces the protein MTTTQLPTQSQFIEAAGTRYAYRTMGQTEGMPVVLFVHFRGTIENWDPKLLAPLAATRPIILFDNKGVGETSGETPDSVTEMAQDAIAFIEALDHEQVDVLGFSIGGMIAQEVALQAPHLVRKMILAGTSPEAGVNPSAEIFERMNRHEGTEEDGINDFMFFFYGPTETSRAAGMASLERIFAQKQFNSSDQVKEAQMRSVAKWAQAKPDEDYEWLRTIEHPVLVTNGVDDVMVPTQNSYILTEKMPNAQLIIYPDSGHGHLFQFPELFAAHVNLFLDSDAI, from the coding sequence ATGACTACGACTCAACTACCAACACAATCACAATTTATCGAAGCAGCAGGAACACGTTACGCCTACCGGACAATGGGACAGACGGAAGGAATGCCAGTCGTCCTGTTCGTCCATTTCAGAGGAACGATCGAAAACTGGGATCCGAAACTGTTGGCACCGCTCGCAGCAACACGCCCGATTATCCTGTTCGACAACAAGGGAGTCGGTGAGACGAGTGGTGAAACACCGGACAGCGTGACAGAGATGGCACAAGACGCGATCGCCTTCATCGAGGCACTCGACCACGAACAAGTCGACGTCCTTGGTTTTTCAATCGGCGGTATGATCGCCCAGGAAGTCGCACTTCAAGCACCGCACCTCGTCCGGAAAATGATTTTGGCAGGAACGTCGCCGGAAGCAGGCGTCAATCCGAGCGCGGAAATCTTTGAGCGGATGAACCGTCACGAAGGAACGGAAGAGGACGGAATCAACGACTTCATGTTCTTCTTCTACGGACCGACCGAGACGAGCCGGGCAGCCGGAATGGCGTCGCTCGAACGGATTTTTGCACAGAAACAGTTTAACAGTTCGGATCAGGTCAAAGAGGCACAAATGCGGTCCGTTGCCAAATGGGCGCAGGCGAAGCCGGACGAAGACTACGAATGGTTACGGACGATCGAACATCCGGTCCTCGTGACGAACGGTGTCGATGACGTCATGGTTCCAACACAAAACAGTTACATCCTGACGGAAAAAATGCCGAACGCACAACTGATCATTTATCCGGATTCAGGTCATGGTCACTTGTTCCAATTCCCGGAACTGTTTGCTGCACACGTCAACTTATTCCTGGATTCAGATGCGATTTAA
- a CDS encoding NAD(P)/FAD-dependent oxidoreductase, whose protein sequence is MEQQELFDVTVIGGGPAGLYSTFYSGLRGMKTKLIEYQAELGGKIHVYPEKMIWDVGGQPPITGAKLMEQLVEQGLTFNPTVHLNEKIISITKDVFGNFVLEAESGTIHYSKTVIVAVGGGILNPQKLKIEGAERYEVSNLNYTVKSIERFKDKTVIISGGGNSAIDWANELEPVAKKVYVTYRKDCFTGHEAQVEQLVNSSAVCLLNTTIHKLVASDDHHRIASVELIDCTTNETVTLEIDEVIINHGYEQDAELLSNCDLELQQVDDFYIAGTASSESSVPGLYAAGDILSHDGKVHLISGAFQDAANAVNRAKKFIEPEAPKVAMVSSHNEVFKKRNRELIQEMVNQNH, encoded by the coding sequence ATGGAACAGCAGGAATTGTTCGATGTAACGGTAATTGGTGGAGGCCCGGCCGGGTTATACTCTACTTTCTATAGTGGACTACGCGGAATGAAGACGAAATTAATCGAATATCAGGCAGAACTGGGTGGAAAGATTCACGTCTATCCGGAAAAGATGATTTGGGACGTCGGAGGTCAGCCACCTATTACCGGTGCAAAGCTGATGGAACAGCTGGTCGAACAAGGACTGACGTTTAATCCGACAGTCCATTTGAACGAAAAAATCATCTCCATCACGAAAGATGTGTTCGGCAACTTCGTACTCGAAGCAGAGTCGGGGACGATCCATTATTCGAAAACGGTCATCGTTGCCGTTGGAGGCGGGATCCTCAACCCGCAGAAGCTGAAAATCGAAGGCGCAGAACGGTATGAAGTGTCGAACTTGAACTACACTGTCAAATCGATTGAACGGTTTAAGGATAAGACCGTCATTATTTCCGGCGGGGGGAACTCGGCAATCGATTGGGCGAACGAGCTCGAACCGGTCGCAAAAAAAGTTTACGTCACATACCGGAAAGACTGCTTCACGGGGCATGAAGCGCAAGTTGAACAGCTCGTCAACAGTTCCGCTGTTTGTCTGCTCAACACGACAATTCATAAGCTGGTTGCGAGTGACGACCATCACCGGATTGCCTCGGTCGAACTGATTGACTGTACGACGAACGAGACGGTGACGCTGGAGATTGATGAAGTCATCATCAATCACGGCTATGAGCAGGATGCCGAGTTGCTTTCGAACTGCGATCTTGAGTTGCAACAGGTCGATGATTTTTACATCGCCGGGACAGCATCGAGTGAATCAAGTGTGCCTGGTCTCTATGCAGCGGGTGATATTCTGTCGCATGATGGCAAAGTTCATCTCATCTCCGGTGCATTCCAGGATGCAGCGAATGCTGTCAACCGGGCGAAGAAGTTTATTGAACCGGAAGCACCGAAAGTCGCGATGGTGTCGTCGCATAATGAAGTCTTTAAAAAGCGGAATCGAGAATTGATTCAGGAAATGGTGAACCAGAATCATTAA